From Solanum lycopersicum chromosome 8, SLM_r2.1, the proteins below share one genomic window:
- the LOC101256697 gene encoding uncharacterized protein: MSHPIQVSTSDPIYPPGFDPYADTSNVAGTSMARPSNTPVISNPLFVSTAPTNNIPQPTMVPKSNSDPPPKVRREQSYTLEGTIKIPSSHPHIHQYSSPVEIERMVKNEEHEEMTKKMKSLEQSIRDMQGLGGHKGISFSDLCMFPHVHLPAGFKTPKFEKYDGHGDPIAHLKRYCNQLRSAEGKEKLLMTYFGESLVGIASEWFIDQDITNWHTWDDLARCFVQQFQYNIDIVPDRSSLANMKKKTTENFREYAIRWREQAARVKPPMKESEMIDVFLQAQEPDYFHYLLSAVGKTFAEVIKVGEMVENGIKSGKIVSQAALKATTQVLQNGSGNIGGKKRREDVATIVSAPRTHVLGNSPQHYFPSQAPQYSMPYTPYHVFNAQPIAPPSYPQWRAPTPQNHPPPPQVHQNTARIPFRPRPQYKKGNGVKGEFTPIGESYASLFQKLRTLNVLSPIERKMSNPPPRNLDYSQHCAYCSNAPGHNIERCWYLKKAIQDLIDSNRIIVESPSGPNINQNPLPRHPVTNMLEMMKGHEEFASPYKPILRVGNGIEKSANVVDLTKTMPLGTESVLEKLSPSNTPILTVKRALEDVWASPSKAKSFVPKGPNKPILIVREAHIPPVIIKPVSQLPMTNLKAVPWNYEPTVATYKGKN, encoded by the coding sequence atgtctCACCCTATCCAGGTGTCGACAAGCGATCCGATATATCCCCCTGGATTCGACCCCTATGCTGACACATCCAATGTCGCTGGAACTTCTATGGCGCGCCCTTCGAATACGCCTGTAATAAGTAATCCACTCTTTGTGTCAACTGCCCCGACTAACAACATCCCACAGCCAACGATGGTGCCCAAATCCAACAGCGATCCTCCACCCAAAGTTCGGCGTGAGCAGAGTTACACTCTTGAAGGGACCATTAAAATTCCAAGTTCTCATCCCCACATTCATCAATATAGTTCCCCTGTTGAAATTGAGAGGATGGTCAAGAatgaggaacatgaagaaatgactaagaaaatgaagagtttggaaCAGAGTATAAGAGATATGCAAGGACTAGGAGGCCACAAAGGCATCTCATTCAGTGACTTGTGTATGTTTCCTCACGTCCATTTACCTGCTGGTTTTAAAACtccaaagtttgaaaaatatgatggtCACGGAGACCCCATAGCTCATCTAAAAAGATATTGCAACCAATTGAGGAGTGCAGAGGGCAAAGAAAAGTTACTTATGACCTATTTTGGGGAAAGCTTAGTAGGGATTGCATCTGAATGGTTCATAGATCAGGATATCACCAACTGGCACACATGGGATGATTTGGCTCGATGTTTTGTACAGCAATTCcaatataatattgacattGTCCCAGATCGCTCCTCGTTAGctaacatgaagaagaagaccacgGAAAATTTTCGTGAATATGCTATCAGATGGAGGGAACAAGCTGCTAGGGTTAAACCACCGATGAAGGAGTCAGAGATGATTGACGTTTTTCTCCAGGcgcaagaacctgattacttTCACTATCTGCTTTCTGCCGTAGGGAAAACATTCGCTGAAGTTATTAAGGTGGGGGAAATGGTGGAAAATGGCATCAAGTCTGGAAAGATTGTAAGTCAGGCTGCCCTAAAAGCCACAACACAAGTGCTTCAAAATGGTTCTGGAAATATTGGAGGGAAGAAGAGAAGGGAGGATGTGGCCACTATTGTATCAGCGCCTAGGACTCATGTTCTAGGTAATTCCCCACAACACTATTTTCCTTCCCAAGCTCCACAATATTCTATGCCATACACTccatatcatgtttttaatgCACAACCAATTGCACCCCCTTCTTATCCACAATGGCGTGCACCAACTCCACAAAATCATCCACCACCCCCTCAAGTTCATCAAAACACTGCTAGAATTCCTTTCCGTCCTAGACCACAATACAAAAAGGGAAATGGCGTTAAAGGTGAGTTCACTCCTATTGGGGAGTCGTATGCTAGCttgtttcaaaaattaaggacgTTGAATGTTTTGAGTCCTATTGAAAGAAAGATGTCGAATCCTCCCCCGAGAAATTTGGATTATTCTCAACATTGCGCATATTGTTCTAATGCCCCAGGGCACAACATAGAGAGATGTTGGTATTTGAAAAAGGCCATTCAGGATTTGATCGATTCTAATCGAATTATAGTTGAAAGTCCGAGTGGACCCAACATCAATCAAAATCCATTGCCAAGGCATCCTGTAACAAACATGCTGGAAATGATGAAGGGCCATGAAGAGTTTGCATCTCCTTATAAGCCAATCCTTAGGGTTGGAAATGGCATTGAGAAGTCAGCAAATGttgttgatttaacaaaaacgaTGCCTTTAGGGACGGAAAGTGTGTTAGAAAAGTTGAGTCCATCAAACACACCCATCTTAACTGTGAAAAGAGCCCTTGAAGATGTTTGGGCAAGTCCGAGTAAGGCAAAATCGTTTGTTCCAAAAGGGCCAAACAAGCCTATCTTGATCGTGCGAGAGGCCCATATTCCTCCGGTGATTATCAAGCCAGTATCCCAGCTCCCAATGACTAACCTCAAAGCTGTTCCTTGGAATTATGAGCCTACTGTCGCGACATACAAGggaaaaaattga